The following are encoded in a window of Streptomyces sp. 11x1 genomic DNA:
- a CDS encoding cytochrome P450 translates to MTTPSLAVPDLTDPVTHLAPGGLDEVWSELRQNDPVHWHPGTDDTPGFWVLTRHADVSKVLRDSARFTSERGNVLTTMLQGGDSGAGSMLAVTDGPHHTALRNLLLKAFSPRALDGVVRQVRETTRRLVDEAVERGHCDFARDIASYVPLATICDLLAVPRSDRDTVLGLTKSALASDYADPQAGEDRLARGELLLYFHELVAHRRAHPGDDVISLMATEPAGTVTLDDDAIVLNCYSLIMGGDETSRLAMIGAVRELAHDPEQWLSLKDGTATAQQATDEVLRWTTPTLHFGRVATEDVELHGQTIAEGDLVTLWLCAANQDETVFGDPEVFRLARTPNKHLSLGYGPHFCLGAYLGRAEITAMLDALRDRVARIEQTGDERRIYSNFLTGMSSLPVSLTPA, encoded by the coding sequence GTGACCACGCCTTCCCTCGCGGTACCGGATCTGACCGACCCGGTCACGCACCTCGCCCCCGGCGGCCTCGACGAGGTCTGGTCCGAACTGCGCCAGAACGACCCGGTGCACTGGCACCCCGGTACGGACGACACCCCGGGCTTCTGGGTGCTGACCCGGCACGCGGACGTGTCCAAAGTGCTGCGCGACTCGGCCCGGTTCACGTCCGAGCGGGGAAACGTGCTCACCACCATGTTGCAGGGCGGCGACAGCGGCGCCGGCAGCATGCTCGCCGTCACGGACGGTCCGCATCACACCGCGCTGCGCAACCTGCTGCTCAAGGCCTTCTCCCCGCGGGCCCTGGACGGCGTGGTCCGCCAAGTTCGGGAGACCACCCGCCGTCTCGTCGACGAGGCGGTGGAGCGCGGGCACTGCGACTTCGCCCGGGACATCGCCTCGTATGTGCCCCTGGCCACCATCTGCGACCTGCTGGCTGTTCCCCGGTCCGACCGGGACACGGTCCTCGGCCTCACCAAGTCCGCGCTGGCGTCCGACTACGCCGACCCGCAAGCCGGCGAAGACCGGCTCGCTCGGGGTGAACTTCTCCTCTACTTCCACGAATTGGTGGCACACCGGCGGGCCCACCCCGGGGACGACGTCATCAGCCTGATGGCTACCGAGCCCGCTGGGACGGTCACCCTCGACGACGACGCCATCGTCCTCAACTGCTACAGCCTGATCATGGGCGGCGACGAGACGAGCCGCCTGGCCATGATCGGCGCGGTGCGCGAGCTGGCCCACGATCCGGAGCAGTGGCTCTCCCTCAAGGACGGCACCGCGACCGCCCAGCAGGCCACCGACGAGGTGCTGCGTTGGACGACGCCCACGCTGCACTTCGGGCGAGTGGCCACCGAGGACGTCGAGTTGCACGGCCAGACGATCGCCGAGGGCGATCTGGTCACCCTGTGGCTGTGCGCCGCGAACCAGGATGAAACGGTCTTCGGAGACCCGGAGGTCTTCCGGCTGGCCCGCACCCCGAACAAGCACCTCTCCCTCGGCTACGGCCCGCACTTCTGCCTCGGCGCCTATCTCGGCCGGGCCGAGATCACCGCCATGCTCGACGCTCTGCGCGACCGGGTCGCCCGCATCGAGCAGACCGGTGACGAGCGCCGAATCTACTCCAACTTCCTCACGGGCATGAGCAGCCTGCCCGTCTCGCTCACTCCCGCCTGA
- a CDS encoding glycosyltransferase 87 family protein, whose protein sequence is MITPLARVVRTSPIRVPGGRRRLWIIGWAGAACWAMGLVMFSTLPTHRAWGLSAAAGYLGAALFALQLPRPRARALSVASALTGAVAVPFLYLIWTGQAQSEVGVVERSATLLLHHGTPYLADPQTVTDYNPYLPGMALFGLPGGLLDDTTAPARLLGDARLWCALVLLVCLVAGRAVLRPARTAGPPGRSASTTALAVLVASPLVALPLCVSGVDLPLAGLCWLGLALAAGRKPGAAGLVLAAACSLKWTAVPALVVAAALIGSHAGSRAALRCVGAWLAGILALMLPVALVSPGPLAEQVFAFPVGRGAVATPAASPLPGRLLAELGPAGWYAAVLLLLCGGVAVACSLVVRPPTDAVAAADRLALGLCVAFLFAPATRFGYFTLPLLLVIWARLSTSTGRGRAGETVVAERSAASTRLIMAGETR, encoded by the coding sequence ATGATCACGCCCCTGGCCCGAGTCGTTCGTACATCCCCGATCCGCGTCCCCGGTGGCCGGCGGAGACTGTGGATCATCGGCTGGGCGGGGGCCGCCTGCTGGGCCATGGGGCTCGTGATGTTCTCCACGCTGCCGACACACCGGGCTTGGGGGCTGAGTGCCGCCGCCGGTTACCTCGGCGCGGCGCTCTTCGCGCTCCAACTGCCCCGGCCGCGGGCCCGCGCCCTCTCTGTCGCCTCGGCGCTGACCGGCGCGGTTGCCGTGCCGTTCCTGTACCTGATCTGGACGGGCCAGGCCCAGAGCGAGGTCGGCGTGGTGGAACGCTCGGCCACCCTCCTCCTACACCACGGCACGCCCTACCTGGCCGACCCCCAAACGGTCACCGATTACAACCCCTACCTGCCCGGGATGGCTTTGTTCGGGCTCCCCGGTGGTCTCCTTGACGACACCACCGCCCCGGCCCGCCTGCTGGGCGACGCCCGGTTGTGGTGTGCGCTCGTGTTGCTGGTCTGCCTGGTTGCGGGACGCGCGGTGCTGCGCCCTGCACGCACCGCCGGTCCACCGGGCCGGTCCGCCTCCACGACCGCCCTGGCCGTGCTGGTCGCGTCACCCCTCGTGGCCCTTCCGTTGTGTGTCAGTGGCGTGGATCTGCCGCTCGCGGGGCTGTGCTGGCTGGGGCTCGCTCTCGCGGCCGGTCGTAAGCCCGGGGCCGCAGGGCTCGTGCTCGCCGCAGCCTGCTCGCTCAAGTGGACCGCCGTGCCCGCTCTGGTAGTGGCAGCCGCGCTGATCGGCAGCCACGCGGGAAGCCGGGCGGCCCTGCGGTGCGTCGGGGCCTGGCTCGCCGGGATCCTCGCCCTGATGCTGCCGGTCGCCTTGGTGTCGCCCGGCCCGCTGGCGGAGCAGGTTTTCGCGTTCCCCGTCGGGCGCGGCGCCGTGGCGACACCCGCGGCCAGCCCGCTGCCGGGACGGCTGCTCGCCGAACTGGGCCCGGCGGGCTGGTACGCCGCCGTCCTGCTGTTGCTGTGCGGCGGAGTGGCGGTTGCGTGCTCGCTCGTCGTGCGTCCACCGACCGACGCCGTGGCCGCAGCCGACCGGCTCGCGCTCGGCCTGTGCGTCGCCTTCCTCTTCGCGCCCGCCACCCGGTTCGGCTACTTCACCCTGCCGCTGCTGCTCGTGATCTGGGCCCGGCTCTCCACCTCGACGGGGCGTGGTCGTGCGGGTGAGACCGTCGTGGCCGAACGCAGTGCCGCCAGCACACGGTTGATCATGGCCGGGGAGACCCGGTGA
- a CDS encoding glycosyltransferase family 4 protein produces MSTTLIVTNDFPPRQGGIETFVHAMATRMPRNDVIVYTSSEPGSNAFDATLPFPVVRDPSRMLLPTRRVTARALHLAREHGCDRVWFGAAAPLAAMAPALRRGGVERLVATTHGHEIWWARVPGARRVLRRIGDGVDVVTYLGEYTRARIAPALGPRARLSRLVPGVDLTEFRPELTADQGRSIRDRHDLHGRKVVLSVSRLVPRKGQDTLIRALPLIRRAVPDAVLLVVGQGPDEGRLRRLAGRYPEESVVFVGGVGHAETPAYYAAADVFAMPCRTRRAGLEAEGLGIVYLEAAASALPVVVGNSGGAPDAVLDGRTGTVVDGRDVPDVARAVIRLLTTPDGAAMGREGRRWVEREWTWDVSAHHLTRLLTPGLELTGIL; encoded by the coding sequence TTGAGCACCACACTCATCGTCACCAATGACTTCCCGCCCCGGCAGGGCGGCATCGAGACGTTCGTCCACGCCATGGCCACCCGTATGCCCCGCAATGACGTGATCGTCTACACCTCGTCGGAGCCGGGCTCGAACGCGTTCGACGCCACCCTGCCGTTCCCCGTAGTCCGTGACCCGAGCCGCATGCTGCTGCCCACGCGCCGCGTCACCGCACGCGCACTGCACCTGGCGCGGGAGCACGGCTGCGACCGGGTGTGGTTCGGCGCGGCGGCCCCCTTGGCGGCGATGGCCCCCGCCCTGCGCCGGGGCGGAGTCGAACGGCTCGTCGCCACCACACACGGGCACGAGATCTGGTGGGCCAGGGTCCCCGGAGCACGCCGTGTACTGCGGCGCATAGGCGACGGCGTGGATGTCGTCACCTATCTCGGCGAGTACACACGGGCGCGCATCGCTCCCGCGCTGGGCCCCAGGGCCCGGCTCAGTCGTCTGGTGCCGGGCGTCGACCTGACGGAGTTCCGGCCGGAGCTGACGGCGGACCAGGGCCGTTCCATACGCGACCGGCACGACCTGCACGGACGCAAGGTCGTGCTGAGCGTGTCCCGCCTGGTGCCTCGCAAGGGCCAGGACACACTGATCCGCGCCCTGCCGCTGATCCGGCGCGCGGTGCCCGACGCGGTGCTGCTCGTGGTCGGCCAGGGACCGGACGAGGGCCGGCTGCGGCGTCTCGCCGGCAGGTACCCCGAGGAGTCCGTGGTCTTCGTCGGCGGGGTGGGCCACGCGGAGACACCGGCTTACTACGCCGCCGCCGACGTCTTCGCCATGCCGTGCCGGACCCGCCGGGCCGGTCTGGAGGCCGAAGGGCTCGGAATCGTCTACTTAGAGGCCGCGGCGAGCGCCCTTCCCGTGGTGGTAGGGAACTCCGGCGGCGCCCCCGACGCCGTGCTCGACGGTCGTACGGGCACGGTCGTAGACGGCCGGGACGTACCAGACGTCGCCCGTGCCGTCATCCGGCTCCTAACGACCCCCGACGGGGCCGCCATGGGACGAGAGGGACGGCGGTGGGTTGAACGGGAGTGGACCTGGGACGTCTCCGCGCACCACCTGACCCGTCTGCTCACCCCCGGACTCGAACTCACCGGGATTCTCTGA
- a CDS encoding aconitase family protein has translation MRQRSNASDEAVPKRRIGLRGNVLVLTEDTDMVAAQLSGTQGPSPAELLRAPLMNNISTDEIIPGWCCYWYDEKLGDYAYLGLRDKKVTEGALKAFAPQIIVSGEAKGCGSSREHAVYAEKYAGVEVVFAHTFERIYEQNCRNVGIVTCTDLDLLEALLAGEQLPLEAFTRRANDIERAIVHFGGLFGFNRQGIRITPRFDPARPLNVVEKILQGALSPRNALPDDASVRVGESYFVRADVRFSHEYVTPMAAGMFVQQFGPTARLEQPDSCYFFQDHLSLAAPVLKRRPNGSELVARVEDLGLRQREFAALGQGHFIGPGDNGGSRAICHNHILEAVARPGDVIIGTDSHTCTAGAVGALAFGVGATDIANAWYNREILVKVPAVVRVELDGALRPGVCAKDVMLNLLTHPEIQGSKTLGKVLLFAGPGSAGLSVDERATLCNMAVEAGGMTALFEADDITRAHLAGRTLPAPLDILDTAPFSDPDAHYTSVVTVDIGTVVPMVALPGDPRNAVPLTSLREEVRVDKAYGGSCTGGKAEDMDMYASVFAIARDRGRTVPAGVQAYIQVGSEAVLAHATERGYLDLFAEVGVTVLPPSCGACINAGPGVSERSDEVTISAQNRNFPGRSGPGQVYLASPYVVAASAIAGRLSSVEEMLSDGARA, from the coding sequence TTGCGACAGCGGAGTAACGCCTCGGACGAGGCGGTCCCGAAGCGCCGGATCGGCCTGCGCGGCAACGTCCTCGTCCTCACCGAGGACACCGACATGGTGGCCGCCCAGCTGTCGGGAACCCAGGGCCCCAGCCCAGCCGAACTGCTGCGTGCGCCGCTGATGAACAACATCTCCACAGACGAGATCATCCCCGGCTGGTGCTGCTACTGGTACGACGAGAAACTCGGCGACTACGCCTACCTGGGGCTGCGGGACAAGAAGGTCACCGAGGGCGCGCTGAAGGCCTTCGCGCCTCAGATCATCGTCAGCGGAGAGGCGAAGGGCTGCGGCTCGTCCCGCGAGCATGCCGTCTACGCCGAGAAGTACGCGGGTGTCGAGGTTGTCTTCGCCCACACATTCGAACGCATCTATGAGCAGAACTGCCGCAACGTCGGCATCGTCACTTGCACTGACCTCGATTTACTGGAAGCCCTGCTCGCCGGCGAGCAACTGCCCCTGGAGGCGTTCACCCGGCGGGCCAATGACATCGAGCGCGCCATCGTGCACTTCGGCGGACTGTTCGGCTTCAACCGCCAGGGCATCCGCATCACCCCGAGATTCGACCCGGCCCGCCCGCTCAACGTCGTGGAGAAGATACTCCAGGGCGCGCTCTCCCCCCGCAACGCACTCCCGGACGACGCTTCGGTGCGCGTCGGCGAGTCGTACTTCGTCCGGGCGGATGTCCGATTCTCGCACGAGTATGTCACTCCCATGGCAGCAGGCATGTTCGTCCAGCAGTTCGGACCCACCGCGCGGCTGGAACAGCCCGACAGCTGCTACTTCTTCCAGGATCACCTCTCGCTGGCGGCCCCCGTTCTCAAGCGCCGGCCGAACGGCTCCGAACTGGTCGCCCGTGTCGAGGACCTGGGTCTCAGACAGCGGGAGTTCGCCGCCCTCGGCCAGGGGCACTTCATCGGCCCCGGTGACAACGGCGGCAGCCGCGCCATCTGCCACAACCACATCCTGGAGGCCGTTGCGCGGCCCGGCGACGTGATCATCGGCACCGACAGCCACACCTGCACGGCCGGAGCGGTCGGTGCCCTCGCATTCGGGGTGGGCGCCACCGACATCGCCAACGCCTGGTACAACCGCGAAATCCTGGTGAAGGTCCCCGCCGTGGTCCGCGTCGAACTCGACGGCGCTCTGCGCCCCGGCGTCTGCGCCAAGGACGTCATGCTCAACCTGCTGACCCACCCGGAGATCCAGGGCAGCAAGACGCTGGGCAAGGTACTGCTCTTCGCCGGCCCCGGATCCGCCGGGCTGAGCGTGGACGAGCGCGCCACCCTGTGCAACATGGCAGTGGAAGCCGGAGGCATGACCGCGCTGTTCGAGGCCGACGACATCACCCGAGCCCATCTGGCCGGCCGCACCCTGCCCGCGCCTCTCGACATCCTCGATACCGCACCGTTCTCAGACCCCGACGCTCATTACACCTCCGTGGTCACCGTCGACATAGGCACCGTTGTACCGATGGTCGCCCTGCCCGGCGATCCACGTAACGCCGTTCCTCTGACGTCCTTACGCGAGGAGGTCCGCGTTGACAAGGCGTACGGCGGCTCGTGCACCGGTGGCAAGGCGGAGGACATGGACATGTATGCCAGCGTCTTCGCCATCGCCCGCGACCGAGGACGAACCGTGCCCGCCGGCGTCCAGGCGTACATCCAGGTCGGCAGCGAGGCCGTGCTGGCACACGCCACCGAGCGAGGTTACTTGGACCTGTTCGCAGAGGTTGGCGTCACCGTCCTGCCTCCCTCCTGCGGCGCCTGCATCAACGCGGGGCCGGGCGTCTCCGAGCGATCGGACGAAGTCACCATCAGCGCCCAGAACCGCAACTTTCCTGGACGCTCGGGCCCGGGACAGGTCTATCTGGCCTCCCCCTACGTCGTCGCCGCGAGTGCCATCGCGGGCCGCCTCAGCTCCGTCGAGGAGATGCTTTCCGACGGAGCGCGGGCATGA
- a CDS encoding FkbM family methyltransferase, translating to MSRRTGAVARVLHRLASRVSFVEDEVAGLGELVRPGDTCVDIGAEYGLYTWPLSSLVGPTGRVHSIEPLPGPARWLRLASRGLGSGNVVVHHTALGARAGQGTVSLPLRRGLPVHGRAYLTEGSHGPGPNAEFAAARPVRTQVHTLDQLVERAGLEKVAFVKADVEGAEPAVLDGGRQTLRRHLPALLLEIEDRHLAKYGAGSEVVLEHLGRYGYRPHRWAKGGWTEVSGIRHDVRNYLFTV from the coding sequence GTGAGCCGTCGTACGGGCGCGGTGGCCCGTGTCCTGCACCGGCTGGCCAGCCGCGTCTCCTTCGTCGAGGACGAGGTCGCGGGCCTCGGTGAACTGGTCCGCCCCGGGGACACCTGTGTCGATATCGGGGCCGAGTACGGCCTGTACACCTGGCCTTTGTCGTCCCTGGTCGGCCCGACCGGCAGGGTCCACAGCATAGAGCCACTGCCGGGGCCCGCCCGCTGGCTGCGCCTGGCCTCCCGCGGCCTGGGGAGCGGCAACGTGGTAGTCCACCACACGGCCCTCGGGGCCCGGGCGGGCCAGGGCACTGTCAGCCTGCCCCTACGTCGTGGTCTGCCGGTGCACGGGCGGGCCTATCTCACCGAAGGTTCCCACGGCCCTGGCCCGAACGCCGAGTTCGCCGCGGCCCGGCCGGTGCGGACCCAGGTGCACACCCTCGACCAGCTTGTCGAACGTGCGGGTCTGGAGAAGGTCGCCTTCGTCAAGGCCGACGTCGAAGGCGCCGAACCCGCCGTACTCGACGGTGGCCGGCAGACCCTGCGACGACATCTTCCGGCGCTCCTGCTGGAGATCGAGGACCGCCACCTGGCGAAGTACGGAGCCGGATCGGAGGTGGTCCTCGAACACCTCGGCCGGTACGGCTACCGGCCCCACCGCTGGGCCAAGGGCGGCTGGACGGAAGTCTCCGGGATCCGCCACGACGTCCGCAACTACCTGTTCACCGTCTGA
- a CDS encoding MbtH family protein: MSNPFENDEAEYIVLVNDQGQHSLWPASAQVPAGWETVYGAASRQACLDYVEENWIDMRPASLVEAAGSAS; encoded by the coding sequence ATGAGCAACCCGTTCGAGAACGACGAGGCAGAGTACATCGTCCTGGTCAACGACCAGGGGCAGCACTCCTTGTGGCCCGCGTCGGCCCAGGTGCCCGCCGGCTGGGAGACGGTCTATGGCGCGGCTTCCCGACAGGCCTGCCTGGACTACGTCGAGGAGAACTGGATCGACATGCGTCCCGCATCCCTGGTCGAGGCGGCGGGTTCGGCCTCGTGA
- a CDS encoding isocitrate/isopropylmalate family dehydrogenase: MRIAVVPGDGIGLEVVPAVLPALTLLDDRFGLDLTYETFDWGAERWLDEGVGLPPGALDLLTTDYQAILLGALGDPRIPDMAHGREILLGLRRGLDLYVNHRPFTPRDTRQTVDLFRENTQGLYVGVGGTVAQSGRTAVAIDECVYTRETVEKFVRYCLRALRDSGRERVTLVHKSNAVPHTGQLWQEIFRTELTHFAELRGAEEYVDSFCYHLVRDPSPYEGVIASNLFGDIVSDIGAALMGGLGLAASASICPETGYGLFEAVHGSAPDIAGKGVANPYATATAAALMLDHFGHSEAALALRRALTATVHSDVATPDMGGHGTTTTFMADVMERLEKDSTDGSDRSEPHA, translated from the coding sequence ATGAGGATCGCCGTCGTCCCCGGAGACGGGATCGGGCTGGAGGTCGTTCCGGCCGTGCTGCCCGCCCTCACCCTGCTCGACGACCGCTTCGGGCTGGATCTCACCTACGAGACCTTCGACTGGGGCGCGGAACGCTGGCTGGACGAAGGCGTCGGCCTGCCGCCGGGAGCCCTCGACCTGCTCACCACCGACTACCAAGCCATCCTGCTCGGCGCCTTGGGCGACCCCAGGATCCCTGACATGGCCCACGGCCGCGAGATCCTGCTGGGCCTGCGTCGAGGCCTCGACCTGTACGTCAACCACCGTCCCTTCACTCCACGCGACACCAGACAAACCGTCGACCTGTTCCGGGAGAACACCCAGGGCCTCTATGTCGGCGTCGGCGGCACCGTGGCGCAGAGCGGGCGCACAGCAGTGGCGATCGACGAGTGTGTCTACACCCGCGAGACCGTCGAGAAGTTCGTCCGGTACTGCTTGCGCGCCCTCAGGGACAGCGGTCGTGAGCGCGTCACTCTCGTCCACAAGAGCAACGCCGTACCGCATACGGGCCAGCTGTGGCAGGAGATCTTCCGAACCGAACTGACCCACTTCGCCGAGCTGAGGGGGGCAGAGGAGTACGTCGACTCCTTCTGCTACCACCTGGTCCGCGATCCGTCCCCGTACGAGGGCGTCATCGCCTCCAATCTCTTCGGGGACATCGTCAGCGACATCGGTGCCGCCCTCATGGGCGGACTCGGCCTCGCCGCCAGCGCGAGCATCTGCCCGGAGACCGGCTACGGGCTGTTCGAGGCCGTGCATGGCAGCGCACCCGACATCGCCGGGAAGGGCGTCGCCAACCCCTACGCCACAGCGACCGCAGCAGCCCTGATGCTCGACCACTTCGGCCATTCTGAGGCGGCGTTGGCGCTGCGCCGCGCACTCACCGCCACTGTGCACAGCGACGTGGCCACCCCGGACATGGGTGGCCACGGCACCACGACCACGTTCATGGCGGACGTCATGGAGAGGCTGGAGAAGGACTCCACTGACGGAAGCGACAGGAGCGAACCTCATGCCTAG
- a CDS encoding LeuA family protein, giving the protein MNNRTDRNAQLSPDVWFNWNTMDVDPTEQPPAYSGIFFDETLRDGLQAPHVTNPSLEQKRVLVDHMAGAGVRSADLGFPGSDPAALHECAELARHVLDSGYDLVPGYAGRTHPADIDAIRDIADRVGSPVDAYVFIGVSPIRQYVEDWDITAIQRNIVRSAAACHGNDVDFVLVLEDAVRCTPDVLERVYDAAVDSGVTRLTLCDTVGAARPEGTAALIHWTRRYFARWEQPVALEWHGHNDRGLALANSLTALALGCARVHGTILGIGERAGNASLDQLVVNSHLDAHGSYDLKALVEYGAYASEVLEVGIPQNYPALGRDVFKTSAGVHASAILKAHQKGNTLVKDSVYSSVPASYLGREQEVLVDEASGTNNVRYWLTVHGYDSADASFLKKILAAAKSHRGPLSDEQIRQIIATAE; this is encoded by the coding sequence GTGAACAACAGGACCGACCGGAACGCGCAGCTCAGTCCCGACGTCTGGTTCAACTGGAACACCATGGACGTCGATCCCACCGAGCAGCCCCCGGCGTACTCCGGCATCTTCTTCGACGAAACCCTGCGCGACGGCCTCCAGGCGCCGCATGTCACAAACCCCTCCCTGGAGCAGAAGCGGGTGCTCGTCGACCACATGGCAGGGGCCGGTGTGCGCTCCGCCGACCTGGGCTTCCCCGGGTCCGACCCTGCCGCACTGCACGAGTGCGCAGAACTCGCCCGGCATGTGCTCGACTCCGGGTACGACCTGGTCCCCGGATACGCAGGCCGCACCCACCCGGCGGACATCGACGCGATCCGCGACATCGCGGACCGGGTCGGCAGCCCCGTGGACGCGTACGTGTTCATCGGGGTCAGCCCCATCCGGCAATACGTCGAGGACTGGGACATCACCGCCATCCAGCGCAACATCGTCCGATCAGCCGCCGCCTGCCACGGCAACGACGTCGACTTCGTCCTGGTCCTGGAGGACGCGGTGCGCTGCACCCCCGACGTCCTGGAGCGGGTCTACGACGCGGCCGTCGACTCCGGCGTGACCCGGCTGACGCTGTGCGACACCGTGGGCGCGGCACGGCCCGAGGGCACGGCCGCCCTCATCCACTGGACGCGCCGGTACTTCGCGCGGTGGGAGCAGCCCGTCGCCCTGGAATGGCACGGCCACAACGACCGCGGTCTCGCCCTGGCCAACTCCCTCACCGCCCTGGCTCTGGGCTGCGCACGGGTGCACGGCACGATCCTGGGCATCGGCGAGCGCGCCGGAAACGCTTCCCTGGACCAGCTTGTGGTCAACAGCCACCTCGACGCGCACGGCAGCTACGACCTGAAGGCCCTCGTGGAGTACGGCGCCTACGCTTCCGAGGTCCTGGAGGTCGGTATCCCGCAGAACTACCCGGCCCTGGGCCGGGACGTGTTCAAGACCAGTGCCGGCGTCCACGCGTCCGCGATCCTCAAAGCCCACCAGAAGGGAAACACGCTGGTCAAGGACAGCGTCTACTCCAGCGTCCCAGCCAGCTATCTGGGGCGCGAGCAGGAGGTTCTCGTCGACGAGGCGTCCGGCACCAACAACGTCCGCTATTGGCTCACCGTCCACGGCTACGACAGCGCCGACGCCTCCTTCCTCAAGAAGATCCTGGCCGCCGCCAAGTCCCACCGCGGCCCTCTCAGCGACGAGCAGATAAGGCAGATCATTGCGACAGCGGAGTAA